The genomic region CGCCGTTGAAAAAACTTCATTTTTCCCTTGACAAGTTTTAAACCCGAGGTCTAAAAACATGCTGATAGATAAAAAAGAGATCGAACAGATAAAACAGAGCCACGACCTGAAGATCCTGGTGGAATCCTACGGGGTGCAGTTAAAGAAGAAGGGCAGCAACTACGTGGGCCTGTGCCCTTTCCATAAAGAGAAAACGCCGTCGTTCACGGTGAACCCCAAAACACAGCTATGGCATTGCTTCGGCTGCGACGCCGGGGGAGATATTATAAACTTCGTGGCCAAGAAGGAAGGGATTAACTTCAGAGCTGCGTACAAGAGGCTGGCCGGCACGGAAAGTTCCAGCGTTGCCGGGCAAACAAAAGCGGCATCTCAACCGGTGAAAGCCTCCGTGCCGGTCCCGCTCAATCGTTCCAGGTTATTGAATCGTGTCGTATCCTTCTATCATCAAACCCTGTTTGAAGACCAAAGAGGCTTGCAGTACCTGCAATCCAGGGGTATAACCGATAATAGCATCTACGAGGACTTTAAGCTGGGCTACAGCAACGGAACGCTTAACAATGCTCTGCCGCAGCAGGAAAGCGAGTTGAAGGAAGCCCTGAAAGAAATAGGCCTGATCAACGAGCGGGGCTACGAACTGTTTTACAACTGCGTAATCTTTCCTGTCTTTGACGATAACCAGGACTGCGTGGGCATTTACGGCCGGAAAGTAGAAAACACCAAATCCCTGATCCCAAATCCTGCCCCATCGGATATTGTTCATCTCTACCTGCCCGGCCCGAGGCGCGGGGTGTTCAACTGGCAGGCCGCCAAACGTTCGTCAATGCTGATCCTTACGGAATCCATCATTGATGCCTTGACCTTGTATAATGCAGGTTTTAAGGACGTTATCCCATGCTACGGGGTGAATGGCTTTACTGATGATCACGCCGCCTTGTTTGAGCGATATAAAGTAAACGAAGCATATATCTGCTTTGACCGGGATGAAGCCGGAGAAGCAGGCGCAGCAAGGATGACAGGGCAGTTAAAAAATAAAGGCATAGCCTGTTATAACATCGACCTGCCGGAACTGAAGGATGCCAAAGCCGATGTAAACAGCTTCTTTATTTTAACTGCCAATGCCCAGGAAACCTTTGAAACGCTGCTGCAACAGGCCAACCCCAAAGCGGCGATCCGATCCGAACGCCAGGTAAAGAGCGAGCAGCGGGACTATGAAAAGACGGACAGCGGTTTTACCGTGTGCTACGGCGACAGGCGCTACGAGGTGCGGGGCATATCCCGTGAGGGCGTTAAGCTTAAAGCCACGGTCAAAGCCCTGTCCGCCGTCCGCTCGTCAGCGGCCGCCAAGGGGCGTTTCCACTTGGACACGGTAGACCTTTACTCAAATAGAAGCCGGTTGTTCTTTGCCAAGGCCTGCGCCGTCTTGTTCTCCGAGAAAGAGGAACTGATCACCGGGGACATAACAAAACTGATCGACCTGGCGGAAAGCTGGACACCTGAGGCGGCGCCATCTGGTCCTTCCATGAGCAAGAGCGAAGAAGCCGAAGCCCTGGGGTTTTTGAAAGATCCAAAGCTGTTCGACCGG from candidate division TA06 bacterium harbors:
- a CDS encoding toprim domain-containing protein encodes the protein MLIDKKEIEQIKQSHDLKILVESYGVQLKKKGSNYVGLCPFHKEKTPSFTVNPKTQLWHCFGCDAGGDIINFVAKKEGINFRAAYKRLAGTESSSVAGQTKAASQPVKASVPVPLNRSRLLNRVVSFYHQTLFEDQRGLQYLQSRGITDNSIYEDFKLGYSNGTLNNALPQQESELKEALKEIGLINERGYELFYNCVIFPVFDDNQDCVGIYGRKVENTKSLIPNPAPSDIVHLYLPGPRRGVFNWQAAKRSSMLILTESIIDALTLYNAGFKDVIPCYGVNGFTDDHAALFERYKVNEAYICFDRDEAGEAGAARMTGQLKNKGIACYNIDLPELKDAKADVNSFFILTANAQETFETLLQQANPKAAIRSERQVKSEQRDYEKTDSGFTVCYGDRRYEVRGISREGVKLKATVKALSAVRSSAAAKGRFHLDTVDLYSNRSRLFFAKACAVLFSEKEELITGDITKLIDLAESWTPEAAPSGPSMSKSEEAEALGFLKDPKLFDRILEDFETVGLTGEKANKLMAFIAATSRKLDDPLSILIQSRSAAGKSTLQDAVLSLMPPEDFMKYTRLTGQALFYKEEDSLMHKLLAIEEEHGAREASYSIRNIQSSKYLSIAATGKDPVTGKLRTEEYKVKGPVALMITTTEVELDYETSNRFITLTIDESKEMTARILVKQRENETIEGLVKKAETEAVARRHYNAQRLLRAIQVINPFASQLTYPSESLRARRDHKKYLGLIKAIAYLRQYQRQVKSVEHNGKIIEYIDVILDDIELANKLAGEVFGRSLDELSPPSRLLLGMIKEMVEISCKRQGIEPKDYHFTRKDIRDFCKWSDFQVRCHIKQLEDLEYIYSAVGKKGKEYIYELLYDGQGTDDKPFLMGLTTVEQLRTSGQATAGV